The following are encoded together in the Nocardioides thalensis genome:
- a CDS encoding maltokinase N-terminal cap-like domain-containing protein, whose product MATRLESLHEYIGQARWFGGKGRDFSVTGVTRLGEVGDPGDGHRVVVDLVELTYDDTGERELYQLPLVLYDEPEGRLDHAFVGWWQEGEGDDDWVHAYDAVHDRAAMARYLETFVRTPTSPVVEGSRQPDESRHATLTFVRLEGHELDPDTHGTLFSGEQSNSSVLYGEDAVLKVFRKITPGENPDITTHRVLTEASSEHVAQLYGWIEAQTHDGILHLAMLQQFLRTASDGWDLAVASVRDLFAEADLHAEEVGGDFASEAARLGVALCEVHQQLGESFGTGTVRGSHVAELMNDRLDEAIKVVSELEEHADRLRGAFAALGDLGDLPVQRIHGDLHLGQTLRTVLGWKLVDFEGEPAKPLAERLLPDSPWRDVAGMLRSFDYAPHAVAWSVPEEDRDVLEQRRHRAEEWAARNKRAFLEAYTDNDELTHEQGVLVAAYVADKTVYECVYEARNRPSWLPIPLSAIARIGTP is encoded by the coding sequence ATGGCCACCCGGCTGGAGTCCCTGCACGAGTACATCGGCCAGGCCCGCTGGTTCGGTGGCAAGGGCCGTGACTTCTCGGTCACCGGCGTGACCCGGCTCGGCGAGGTCGGCGACCCCGGCGACGGCCACCGGGTCGTCGTGGACCTCGTCGAGCTCACCTATGACGACACGGGCGAGCGCGAGCTCTACCAGCTGCCGCTGGTGCTCTACGACGAGCCCGAGGGCCGCCTCGACCACGCATTCGTGGGCTGGTGGCAGGAGGGCGAGGGCGACGACGACTGGGTGCACGCCTACGACGCCGTCCACGACCGGGCCGCGATGGCGCGCTACCTCGAGACGTTCGTGCGCACCCCGACCTCCCCGGTGGTCGAGGGGTCTCGACAACCGGACGAAAGCCGTCACGCGACCCTCACCTTCGTCCGGCTCGAGGGCCACGAGCTCGACCCCGACACCCACGGCACCCTCTTCAGCGGCGAGCAGTCCAACTCCTCGGTGCTGTACGGCGAGGACGCCGTGCTCAAGGTGTTCCGGAAGATCACGCCGGGCGAGAACCCCGACATCACCACGCACCGGGTGCTGACCGAGGCGTCGTCCGAGCACGTCGCCCAGCTGTACGGCTGGATCGAGGCGCAGACCCACGACGGGATCCTCCACCTCGCGATGCTCCAGCAGTTCCTGCGCACCGCGAGCGACGGTTGGGACCTGGCCGTCGCCAGCGTGCGCGACCTGTTCGCCGAGGCCGACCTGCACGCCGAGGAGGTCGGCGGCGACTTCGCGTCCGAGGCGGCGCGGCTCGGGGTCGCCCTCTGCGAGGTGCACCAGCAGCTGGGCGAGTCGTTCGGCACCGGCACCGTGAGGGGCAGCCACGTCGCCGAGCTGATGAACGACCGCCTCGACGAGGCGATCAAGGTCGTCAGCGAGCTCGAGGAGCACGCCGACCGCCTCCGTGGCGCGTTCGCCGCGCTCGGCGACCTCGGCGACCTGCCGGTCCAGCGCATTCACGGCGACCTGCACCTCGGCCAGACGCTGCGCACCGTGCTCGGCTGGAAGCTCGTCGACTTCGAGGGCGAGCCCGCCAAGCCGCTGGCCGAGCGGCTGTTGCCGGACTCCCCGTGGCGCGACGTCGCGGGCATGCTCCGGTCGTTCGACTACGCGCCGCACGCGGTCGCGTGGTCGGTGCCCGAGGAGGACCGCGACGTGCTGGAGCAGCGCCGGCACCGGGCCGAGGAGTGGGCGGCCCGCAACAAGCGCGCGTTCCTCGAGGCCTACACCGACAACGACGAGCTCACCCACGAGCAGGGCGTGCTCGTCGCGGCGTACGTCGCTGACAAGACCGTCTACGAGTGCGTCTACGAGGCCCGCAACCGGCCATCGTGGCTGCCGATCCCGCTCTCGGCGATCGCACGGATCGGAACCCCATGA
- the treS gene encoding maltose alpha-D-glucosyltransferase has protein sequence MTAPGHPGHVVLNDEPEWYRTAVFYEVLVRSFRDSDADGTGDFRGLTEKLDYLAWLGVDCLWVPPFFMSPLRDGGYDVSGYTEVLPEVGTVEDFQEFLDEAHKRGIRVIIDFVMNHTSDAHPWFQASRSDPDGPYGDFYVWSDTDELYQDARIIFVDTEPSNWTWDPVRGQYFWHRFFHHQPDLNFDNPAVHDAMLEALSFWLDMGLDGFRLDAVPYLYERPGTNGENLPETHEFLRKVRKYVDDHYPGRVLLAEANQWPADVVDYFGKGDECHMCFHFPVMPRIFMAVRRESRFPISEILDQTPPIPDGCQWGIFLRNHDELTLEMVTDDDRDYMWGEYAKDPRMKANIGIRRRLAPLLDNDVNQMELFTALLLSLPGSPVLYYGDEIGMGDNIWLGDRDGVRTPMQWTPDRNAGFSAATPGKLHLPVIQDPVYGYQSTNVEAQLENASSLLHWTRRMIHARRKHPAFGLGTFTDLGGSNPSVLSYVREHDDGSPDGDVIMCVNNLSRFPQPVELDLRRFEGRVPVELLGGVPFPAVGELPYLLTLSGHGFYWFRLTDPDTTGRPVL, from the coding sequence GTGACGGCGCCCGGCCACCCCGGTCACGTCGTCCTCAACGACGAGCCGGAGTGGTACCGCACCGCCGTCTTCTACGAGGTGCTCGTTCGGTCGTTCCGCGACTCCGACGCCGACGGCACCGGTGACTTCCGCGGGCTGACCGAGAAGCTCGACTACCTCGCCTGGCTCGGCGTCGACTGCCTGTGGGTGCCGCCGTTCTTCATGTCGCCCCTGCGCGACGGCGGCTACGACGTCTCCGGCTACACCGAGGTCCTGCCCGAGGTCGGCACCGTCGAGGACTTCCAGGAGTTCCTCGACGAGGCGCACAAGCGGGGCATCCGCGTGATCATCGACTTCGTCATGAACCACACGAGCGACGCGCACCCGTGGTTCCAGGCCTCGCGCAGCGACCCCGACGGCCCCTACGGCGACTTCTACGTCTGGTCCGACACCGACGAGCTCTACCAGGACGCGCGCATCATCTTCGTCGACACCGAGCCGTCGAACTGGACGTGGGACCCGGTGCGCGGGCAGTACTTCTGGCACCGCTTCTTCCACCACCAGCCCGACCTCAACTTCGACAACCCCGCGGTCCACGACGCGATGCTCGAGGCGCTGTCGTTCTGGCTCGACATGGGCCTCGACGGGTTCCGGCTCGACGCCGTCCCCTACCTCTACGAGCGCCCGGGCACCAACGGCGAGAACCTCCCCGAGACGCACGAGTTCCTCCGGAAGGTCCGCAAGTACGTCGACGACCACTACCCGGGCCGGGTGCTGCTCGCCGAGGCCAACCAGTGGCCGGCCGACGTCGTCGACTACTTCGGCAAGGGCGACGAGTGCCACATGTGCTTCCACTTCCCGGTGATGCCGCGCATCTTCATGGCGGTCCGGCGGGAGTCGCGCTTCCCGATCTCCGAGATCCTCGACCAGACGCCGCCGATCCCCGACGGCTGCCAGTGGGGCATTTTCCTGCGCAACCACGACGAGCTGACGCTCGAGATGGTCACCGACGACGACCGCGACTACATGTGGGGCGAGTACGCCAAGGACCCGCGGATGAAGGCCAACATCGGCATCCGCCGCCGGCTCGCGCCGCTGCTCGACAACGACGTCAACCAGATGGAGCTGTTCACCGCTCTCCTGCTCTCGCTGCCGGGCTCGCCGGTCCTCTACTACGGCGACGAGATCGGCATGGGCGACAACATCTGGCTCGGTGACCGGGACGGCGTACGCACCCCGATGCAGTGGACGCCCGACCGCAACGCCGGCTTCTCGGCGGCGACGCCGGGCAAATTGCACCTGCCCGTTATCCAGGACCCTGTCTACGGGTATCAGTCGACCAATGTCGAAGCGCAGCTCGAGAACGCCTCCTCACTCCTGCACTGGACGCGTCGGATGATCCACGCGCGCCGCAAGCACCCCGCGTTCGGGCTCGGCACGTTCACCGACCTCGGCGGCTCGAACCCGAGCGTGCTCTCCTACGTCCGCGAGCACGACGACGGCAGCCCCGACGGCGACGTGATCATGTGCGTCAACAACCTCTCCCGGTTCCCGCAGCCGGTCGAGCTGGACCTGCGCCGGTTCGAGGGCCGGGTCCCGGTCGAGCTGCTCGGCGGCGTGCCGTTCCCCGCCGTCGGCGAGCTGCCCTACCTGCTGACGCTCAGCGGCCACGGGTTCTACTGGTTCCGGCTCACCGACCCCGACACGACGGGGAGGCCGGTGCTCTGA
- a CDS encoding alpha-1,4-glucan--maltose-1-phosphate maltosyltransferase — MVGRIPVIDVMPLVGPTGAQGRLPAKATVGEPLPVSATVFREGHDQYAAEAVLIGPDGVRRPPVRMRRLDTVDRHTVDRHVAWVTPDAPGAWAFEVHAWSDPLHTWQHDAGIKIRAEVDVELMFTEGRILFERVLAVGGLSSEEKEVVEGAIAAADDTTRPALARLAQLESPELTEVLHAHPLRELLTVEGPFPLYADRRRALFGSWYEFFPRSEGARHDPETGKVESGTFLTAAERLEAVAAMGFDVVYLPPIHPIGEVNRKGPNNTLTPGPDDPGSPWAIGSRFGGHDAVHPDLGTVADFDAFVARASELGLEVALDLALQAAPDHPWVREHPEWFTTRADGTIAYAENPPKKYQDIYPINFDNDPSGIAQEVLRVVRHWMDHGVRIFRVDNPHTKPVAFWEWLLAQVRGTDPDVLFLSEAFTKPPMMRTLGAIGFHQSYTYFTWRTAKEELADYLVEVSSESDHQMRPNFFVNTPDILHAFLQYGGPPAFKIRAVLAAMASPSWGVYAGYELFEHVAVRPGSEEYLDSEKYQIRIRDWKAADAGADGTRTLAPYLTRLNEIRRAHPSLQLLRNLKIHATDDDHILCFTKTAGSRDGRGAASSTTGTSDDIVIVVVNLDPHTTRETMLHLDLPALGLAPDARFSVLDELSGNEWQWGEHNYVRLDPQVEPAHVLTVRRHG, encoded by the coding sequence ATGGTCGGACGCATTCCTGTGATCGACGTGATGCCGCTGGTCGGACCCACCGGAGCGCAGGGCAGGCTCCCGGCGAAGGCCACGGTCGGCGAGCCCCTCCCCGTCTCGGCGACGGTGTTCCGGGAGGGGCATGACCAGTACGCCGCGGAGGCCGTGCTCATCGGCCCCGACGGCGTACGACGACCGCCGGTGCGCATGCGACGGCTCGACACCGTCGACCGGCACACGGTCGACCGCCACGTCGCCTGGGTGACGCCCGACGCGCCCGGCGCGTGGGCGTTCGAGGTGCACGCCTGGTCCGACCCGCTGCACACCTGGCAGCACGACGCCGGCATCAAGATCCGCGCCGAGGTCGACGTGGAGCTGATGTTCACCGAGGGCCGGATCCTGTTCGAGCGCGTGCTCGCGGTGGGCGGGCTGAGCTCGGAGGAGAAGGAGGTCGTCGAGGGCGCGATCGCCGCGGCCGACGACACGACCCGTCCGGCGCTCGCCCGGCTCGCCCAGCTGGAGTCGCCGGAGCTCACCGAGGTGCTGCACGCCCACCCGCTGCGCGAGCTGCTCACGGTCGAGGGCCCGTTCCCGCTCTACGCCGACCGGCGGCGCGCGCTCTTCGGCAGCTGGTACGAGTTCTTCCCGCGCTCCGAGGGCGCCCGCCACGACCCCGAGACCGGCAAGGTCGAGAGCGGCACGTTCCTCACCGCGGCCGAGCGGCTCGAGGCGGTCGCGGCGATGGGCTTCGACGTCGTCTACCTGCCGCCGATCCACCCGATCGGGGAGGTCAACCGGAAGGGCCCCAACAACACGCTGACCCCTGGCCCCGACGACCCGGGCTCTCCGTGGGCGATCGGCAGCAGGTTCGGCGGCCACGACGCCGTCCATCCCGACCTCGGCACGGTCGCCGACTTCGACGCCTTCGTCGCGCGCGCCTCCGAGCTGGGCCTCGAGGTCGCGCTCGACCTGGCGCTCCAGGCGGCGCCCGACCACCCGTGGGTCAGGGAGCACCCGGAGTGGTTCACCACCCGCGCCGACGGCACGATCGCCTACGCCGAGAACCCGCCGAAGAAGTATCAGGACATCTATCCGATCAACTTCGACAACGACCCCTCCGGCATCGCGCAGGAGGTGCTCCGGGTCGTGCGGCACTGGATGGACCACGGCGTCCGCATCTTCCGCGTCGACAACCCGCACACCAAGCCGGTGGCGTTCTGGGAGTGGCTGCTCGCGCAGGTGCGGGGTACAGACCCCGACGTGCTCTTCCTGTCCGAGGCGTTCACGAAGCCTCCGATGATGCGCACGCTCGGCGCGATCGGCTTCCACCAGTCCTACACCTACTTCACCTGGCGCACCGCGAAGGAGGAGCTCGCCGACTACCTGGTCGAGGTGAGCTCGGAGTCCGACCACCAGATGCGGCCGAACTTCTTCGTGAACACGCCCGACATCCTCCACGCGTTCCTGCAGTACGGCGGCCCGCCGGCCTTCAAGATCCGCGCGGTGCTCGCGGCGATGGCCTCGCCCAGCTGGGGCGTCTACGCCGGCTACGAGCTGTTCGAGCACGTGGCCGTGCGTCCGGGCAGCGAGGAGTACCTCGACTCGGAGAAGTACCAGATCCGCATCCGCGACTGGAAGGCGGCCGATGCCGGCGCGGACGGCACGCGGACGCTGGCGCCGTACCTCACCAGGCTCAACGAGATCCGGCGCGCCCACCCCTCGCTCCAGCTGCTGCGCAACCTGAAGATCCACGCCACCGACGACGACCACATCCTGTGCTTCACCAAGACAGCCGGGTCTCGTGACGGCCGCGGGGCGGCCTCCTCGACCACCGGCACCAGCGACGACATCGTGATCGTCGTGGTCAACCTCGACCCGCACACCACCAGGGAGACGATGCTGCACCTCGACCTGCCGGCGCTCGGCCTCGCGCCCGACGCCCGCTTCTCCGTCCTCGACGAGCTCAGTGGCAACGAGTGGCAGTGGGGTGAGCACAACTACGTGCGGCTCGACCCCCAGGTCGAGCCCGCCCACGTCCTCACCGTGCGGAGGCACGGGTGA
- the glp gene encoding gephyrin-like molybdotransferase Glp: MLDVTDYQARVAALVSPTGAEDLPIAEAVDRVLAAPVEAPEPLPAFDNSAMDGYAVRAADVTGATEESPVRLPVGDDIPAGAPIGELAPGTTRRIMTGAPLPRGADAVVEVEATDGGTDEVEIRAARSAGTFVRRAAGDVAVGATVLEPGAVLGAAQVGLLAALGVTEVSVRRRPRVLVCSTGSELAEDPDPAAGQIRDSNGALLAAAVEQAGGLAVRQLWVADDVPAFLAALDDALVDVDLVLTTGGVSAGAYEVVKDALGSRGVEFLKVAMQPGMPQGCGHYAGPGGAVPIVCLPGNPVSALTSFEVFVRPALRAAYGHPRPQRRVVRATLTDAVDKPAGKRQLRRGRLDPDAGTATPWGPPGSGFLGWFAGADCLIDLPADVTSVPAGAEVDVWDLLG, translated from the coding sequence GTGCTGGACGTGACCGACTACCAGGCCCGGGTGGCCGCGCTGGTGAGCCCGACCGGGGCCGAGGACCTGCCGATCGCGGAGGCGGTCGATCGGGTGCTGGCCGCACCCGTCGAGGCGCCGGAGCCGCTGCCGGCGTTCGACAACTCCGCGATGGACGGGTACGCCGTCCGCGCCGCCGACGTCACCGGCGCCACCGAGGAGTCGCCCGTGCGGCTGCCGGTCGGCGACGACATCCCGGCGGGCGCGCCGATCGGCGAGCTCGCGCCTGGCACCACTCGCCGGATCATGACCGGGGCGCCCCTCCCCCGCGGCGCGGACGCGGTCGTGGAGGTCGAGGCCACCGACGGCGGCACCGACGAGGTCGAGATCCGGGCGGCCCGCTCCGCGGGCACGTTCGTACGCCGCGCCGCGGGCGACGTGGCGGTCGGCGCGACGGTGCTGGAGCCCGGTGCGGTGCTCGGCGCGGCCCAGGTCGGGCTGCTCGCCGCGCTGGGCGTGACCGAGGTGTCGGTGCGCCGCCGGCCCCGGGTGCTCGTCTGCTCGACCGGGTCGGAGCTGGCCGAGGACCCCGACCCCGCTGCCGGCCAGATCCGCGACTCCAACGGCGCCCTGCTCGCCGCGGCCGTCGAGCAGGCCGGTGGGCTGGCGGTGCGCCAGCTCTGGGTCGCCGACGACGTGCCGGCGTTCCTCGCCGCGCTCGACGACGCGCTCGTCGACGTCGACCTCGTGCTCACCACCGGCGGGGTCAGCGCCGGCGCCTACGAGGTCGTCAAGGACGCCCTCGGCTCCCGCGGCGTCGAGTTCCTCAAGGTGGCCATGCAGCCCGGGATGCCGCAGGGGTGCGGCCACTACGCGGGCCCCGGAGGCGCCGTACCGATCGTCTGCCTTCCGGGCAACCCGGTGAGCGCGCTGACGTCGTTCGAGGTCTTCGTGCGCCCCGCCCTGCGCGCCGCCTACGGCCACCCGCGGCCGCAGCGCCGGGTCGTCCGGGCCACCCTCACCGATGCCGTCGACAAGCCCGCGGGCAAGCGGCAGCTGCGGCGCGGCCGGCTCGACCCCGACGCGGGGACCGCGACCCCGTGGGGGCCGCCGGGGTCGGGCTTCCTCGGCTGGTTCGCCGGCGCCGACTGCCTGATCGACCTGCCCGCCGACGTCACCTCGGTCCCGGCCGGCGCCGAGGTCGACGTCTGGGACCTGCTGGGCTGA
- the glgP gene encoding alpha-glucan family phosphorylase, whose protein sequence is MRAIRRFTVRPVLPPALTALGELAANLRWSWHPPTQDVFAAVDPELWEAVGHDPVRLLGEVPPERWQQLADDEGFVSWLAQARGDLEHYLTEPRWFQNAGAETPRSIAYFSPEFGITAVLPQYSGGLGILAGDHLKAASDLGVPIVGVGLLYRHGYFKQSLSREGWQQETYPVLDPDGLPISLLREADGSRATISIQLPDGPDLLARIWVASVGRVPLLMLDTDVEGNPDHYVEITDRLYGGNSEHRLRQELLLGIGGVRALRAYCRITGAPEPEVFHTNEGHAGFLGIERIRELTVDPAGPRLDLDTAIEVGRASTVFTTHTPVPAGIDRFPRELVEQYLGDAGATPGVPVERVLALGAEDYEGGDPGVFNMAVMGFRLAQRANGVSQLHGHVSRGMFNGLWPAFDEAEVPISSITNGVHAPTWVAREIFALAAAHGADPSGDDTEAFWAAVDHVSSGDMWRTKRVLRERLVHDARRRLHKSWEKRGASKAELGWIDSALDPDVLTIGFARRAASYKRLTLMLRDPERLRKLLLDPERPVQLVIAGKAHPADDGGKRLIQQIVQFADDEDVRHRIAFLPNYDIAMAQPLYPGCDVWLNNPLRPYEACGTSGMKAALNGGLNLSILDGWWDEWYDGENGWALPSVDGVDDVDKRDDLEAAALYDLLENEVTPRFYDLDHEGVPTRWVEMLRHTLKSLGPKVLATRMVRDYVRELYAPAAQNARSLNSDYRGARDLAQWKGRVKAGWPGVRIEHVEAHGIGDAVEVGSTLTVRAFVALGDLSPEDVEVQLVHGRVDADDVLVETHVAPLGLVESYDGGRHRFDGGVDLGRSGPFGYTVRAVPRNPHLSAVAELGVVTLA, encoded by the coding sequence GTGCGAGCGATCAGGCGATTCACGGTCCGTCCCGTCCTCCCCCCGGCGCTGACGGCGCTCGGGGAGCTGGCCGCCAACCTGCGGTGGTCGTGGCACCCGCCGACCCAGGACGTGTTCGCCGCCGTCGACCCCGAGCTCTGGGAGGCCGTCGGCCACGACCCGGTACGGCTGCTCGGCGAGGTCCCGCCCGAGCGCTGGCAGCAGCTCGCCGACGACGAGGGCTTCGTCAGCTGGCTCGCCCAGGCGCGCGGCGACCTCGAGCACTACCTCACCGAGCCGCGGTGGTTCCAGAACGCCGGAGCAGAGACGCCGCGCTCGATCGCCTACTTCTCGCCCGAGTTCGGCATCACCGCGGTGCTGCCCCAGTACTCCGGCGGCCTGGGAATCCTCGCCGGCGACCACCTCAAGGCCGCGAGCGACCTCGGCGTGCCGATCGTCGGCGTCGGCCTGCTCTACCGGCACGGCTACTTCAAGCAGTCGCTCTCCCGCGAGGGCTGGCAGCAGGAGACCTACCCGGTGCTCGACCCCGACGGCCTGCCGATCTCGCTGCTCCGCGAGGCAGACGGCAGCCGCGCCACCATCTCGATCCAGCTGCCCGACGGCCCCGACCTGCTCGCGCGCATCTGGGTCGCGAGCGTCGGCCGGGTGCCATTGCTCATGCTCGACACCGACGTGGAGGGCAACCCCGACCACTACGTCGAGATCACCGACCGCCTCTACGGCGGCAACAGCGAGCACCGCCTGCGCCAGGAGCTGTTGCTCGGCATCGGCGGCGTCCGCGCGCTGCGCGCCTACTGCCGGATCACCGGCGCGCCCGAGCCCGAGGTGTTCCACACCAACGAGGGCCACGCAGGGTTCCTCGGCATCGAGCGGATCCGCGAGCTCACCGTCGACCCGGCCGGACCCCGGCTGGACCTCGACACCGCGATCGAGGTGGGCCGGGCGTCCACCGTCTTCACCACGCACACGCCGGTGCCGGCGGGCATCGACCGGTTCCCGCGCGAGCTCGTCGAGCAGTACCTCGGCGACGCCGGCGCCACGCCGGGCGTCCCGGTCGAGCGGGTGCTCGCGCTCGGCGCGGAGGACTACGAGGGCGGCGACCCCGGTGTCTTCAACATGGCCGTGATGGGCTTCCGGCTCGCCCAGCGGGCCAACGGCGTCTCCCAGCTGCACGGGCACGTGAGCCGCGGCATGTTCAACGGCCTCTGGCCGGCGTTCGACGAGGCCGAGGTGCCGATCTCCTCGATCACCAACGGCGTGCACGCGCCCACCTGGGTCGCGCGCGAGATCTTCGCACTGGCGGCGGCGCACGGCGCCGACCCGAGCGGTGACGACACCGAAGCCTTCTGGGCCGCGGTCGACCACGTGTCGAGCGGCGACATGTGGCGCACCAAGCGGGTGCTGCGGGAGCGGCTGGTCCACGACGCGCGCCGGCGGCTGCACAAGTCCTGGGAGAAGCGCGGGGCGTCGAAGGCCGAGCTCGGCTGGATCGACAGCGCCCTCGACCCCGACGTGCTGACGATCGGCTTCGCGCGCCGCGCGGCGTCGTACAAGCGGCTCACGCTGATGCTGCGCGACCCGGAGCGGCTCCGGAAGCTGCTGCTCGACCCGGAGCGCCCGGTCCAGCTGGTGATCGCCGGCAAGGCGCACCCCGCCGACGACGGCGGCAAGCGGCTGATCCAGCAGATCGTCCAGTTCGCCGACGACGAGGACGTGCGTCACCGGATCGCGTTCCTGCCCAACTACGACATCGCGATGGCGCAGCCGCTCTACCCCGGCTGCGACGTGTGGCTCAACAACCCGCTGCGGCCCTACGAGGCGTGCGGCACCTCGGGCATGAAGGCAGCGCTCAACGGCGGCCTCAACCTCTCGATCCTCGACGGCTGGTGGGACGAGTGGTACGACGGCGAGAACGGCTGGGCGCTGCCGTCGGTCGACGGGGTCGACGACGTCGACAAGCGCGACGACCTCGAGGCAGCGGCGCTCTACGACCTGCTCGAGAACGAGGTCACGCCGCGGTTCTACGACCTCGACCACGAGGGCGTGCCGACCCGATGGGTCGAGATGCTGCGCCACACCCTGAAGTCGCTCGGCCCCAAGGTGCTAGCGACCCGGATGGTGCGCGACTACGTGCGGGAGCTGTACGCCCCCGCGGCGCAGAACGCCCGCTCGCTCAACAGCGACTACCGCGGCGCCCGCGACCTCGCGCAGTGGAAGGGACGCGTGAAGGCCGGCTGGCCGGGCGTCCGCATCGAGCACGTCGAGGCCCACGGCATCGGTGACGCCGTCGAGGTGGGATCGACGCTCACGGTGCGCGCGTTCGTCGCGCTCGGCGACCTCTCGCCCGAGGACGTCGAGGTCCAGCTGGTGCACGGCCGGGTCGACGCCGACGACGTGCTCGTCGAGACCCACGTGGCGCCGCTCGGGCTGGTGGAGTCCTACGACGGCGGCCGGCACCGCTTCGACGGAGGCGTCGACCTCGGTCGCAGCGGGCCGTTCGGCTACACCGTGCGCGCCGTACCGCGGAACCCGCACCTGAGCGCGGTCGCCGAGCTCGGCGTCGTCACCCTCGCGTGA